In Pseudomonas sp. Leaf58, one DNA window encodes the following:
- a CDS encoding penicillin-binding protein activator, with product MIACLRLFTALCLAALLAACASSPSSSLGELPRTPDASIEQLLEKAASSKSAEDAALLRLSAADLAYKQKDFPRAARILEQVPLDTLKPAQQVFASTLAAELAMSRNQPKAALAALAHPSLQRVAELPEGQQVRTYSVHAAALEADGQALAAAQQRVLLAPLLSGQAASANNDAIWALVASLPAEQLQQPSNDPTLAGWTSLAFAVKSAGTLEQQQAAIEAWVKQHPDHPAAQQLPLALTKLKELASQPLTKIALLLPQEGPLAGVARALRDGFMAAHFQAQQAGQPAPAVQVFDSSRIGSLDDFYRQAQAAGVQLVIGPLEKPLVKQLAAKPQLPITTLALNYADAGQKAPAQLFQFGLAAEDEAREVSRRARADGMVRAVALVPSGEWGDRVLAAFRQDWEGNGGTVLAAQRIAQPVALAQQIADLFQLRQSEGRAKSLQSTVGGSIAAQPSRRQDIDFIFLASTPQQAQQIKPTLNFQYAGDVPVYATSNLYSASGDVNQYNDMNGIRFCETPWLLDTSNSLRQQVVQQWPQAAGSLGRLYAMGVDAYSLAPRLGQLKALPDNRVQGLSGSLSMNANQRVERQLPWAEFAGGQVKRLPDTAR from the coding sequence TGCCTCGCTGCCCTGCTGGCAGCCTGCGCCAGCTCGCCCTCATCCAGCCTGGGCGAACTGCCGCGCACCCCGGACGCCAGCATCGAGCAACTGCTCGAAAAGGCGGCTTCCAGCAAGTCCGCCGAAGACGCCGCCCTGCTGCGCCTGAGCGCGGCCGACCTGGCCTACAAGCAGAAGGACTTCCCACGCGCCGCACGCATCCTTGAACAGGTGCCGCTGGACACCCTCAAGCCGGCCCAACAAGTGTTCGCCAGCACCCTCGCCGCCGAGCTGGCCATGAGCCGCAATCAGCCCAAGGCAGCCCTGGCTGCCCTGGCCCACCCCAGCCTGCAGCGCGTCGCCGAACTGCCGGAAGGGCAGCAAGTGCGCACTTACAGCGTGCACGCGGCCGCCCTCGAAGCCGACGGCCAAGCCCTCGCCGCTGCGCAGCAACGCGTACTGCTGGCGCCACTGCTCAGCGGCCAGGCCGCCAGCGCCAACAATGATGCCATTTGGGCCCTGGTCGCCTCGCTGCCAGCAGAGCAACTGCAGCAGCCAAGCAACGACCCAACCCTGGCCGGCTGGACCAGCCTGGCCTTCGCGGTGAAAAGCGCCGGCACCCTGGAGCAGCAACAGGCGGCGATCGAAGCCTGGGTCAAGCAGCACCCTGACCACCCAGCCGCCCAGCAACTGCCGCTGGCGCTGACCAAGCTTAAGGAACTGGCCAGCCAGCCACTGACCAAGATCGCCCTGCTGCTACCACAGGAAGGCCCACTGGCCGGTGTTGCCCGCGCCCTGCGTGACGGCTTCATGGCCGCGCACTTCCAGGCCCAGCAAGCTGGCCAGCCAGCACCAGCCGTGCAGGTATTCGACAGCTCGCGCATCGGCTCGCTGGACGACTTCTACCGCCAGGCCCAAGCGGCTGGCGTGCAACTGGTAATCGGCCCACTGGAAAAACCGTTGGTGAAGCAACTGGCTGCCAAACCGCAGCTGCCGATCACCACCCTGGCCCTGAACTACGCCGACGCCGGCCAAAAAGCCCCAGCGCAACTGTTCCAGTTCGGCTTGGCTGCCGAAGACGAAGCCCGCGAAGTGTCGCGCCGCGCCCGTGCCGATGGCATGGTCCGCGCCGTAGCCCTGGTGCCGAGTGGCGAATGGGGTGACCGTGTGCTCGCCGCCTTCCGCCAGGACTGGGAAGGCAATGGCGGCACCGTGCTTGCTGCCCAGCGCATTGCCCAGCCGGTCGCCTTGGCCCAGCAAATTGCCGACCTGTTCCAGCTGCGCCAGAGCGAAGGCCGCGCCAAGAGCCTGCAAAGCACGGTAGGCGGCAGCATCGCCGCACAACCGTCGCGCCGCCAGGACATCGACTTCATCTTCCTGGCCTCGACCCCGCAACAGGCCCAGCAGATCAAGCCCACCCTGAACTTCCAGTACGCCGGTGACGTACCGGTCTACGCCACCTCGAACCTGTACAGCGCCAGCGGCGACGTCAACCAGTACAACGACATGAACGGCATCCGCTTCTGCGAAACGCCGTGGTTGCTCGACACCAGCAACAGCCTGCGTCAGCAGGTCGTGCAGCAGTGGCCGCAAGCTGCTGGCAGCCTGGGCCGCCTGTATGCCATGGGCGTCGACGCCTACAGCCTGGCACCGCGCCTGGGCCAACTGAAAGCGCTGCCGGACAACCGCGTCCAGGGCCTTTCGGGCAGCCTGAGCATGAACGCCAACCAACGTGTCGAGCGCCAGCTGCCATGGGCCGAGTTCGCCGGCGGGCAAGTCAAGCGCCTGCCTGACACCGCTCGCTAA
- a CDS encoding YraN family protein, translated as MAAASPTSAGQAAETQALEYLQGQGLQLLARNWRCKGGELDLVMLDADTVVFVEVRYRLHATFGGALGSIDGRKQKRLVLAASLFLQKEPRWGNHPCRFDVVALQGSHHAGKPLQWLKNAFEC; from the coding sequence ATGGCTGCTGCGTCGCCTACCAGCGCCGGGCAAGCGGCAGAAACCCAGGCCCTTGAATACCTTCAAGGGCAGGGCCTGCAACTGCTTGCACGCAACTGGCGATGCAAAGGCGGTGAGCTTGATCTGGTCATGCTCGACGCCGATACAGTAGTATTTGTCGAAGTCCGTTATCGGTTGCACGCGACCTTCGGCGGCGCCCTCGGCAGTATCGACGGGCGCAAGCAGAAACGGCTGGTGCTTGCCGCCAGCCTGTTCCTGCAGAAGGAGCCCCGCTGGGGCAACCATCCCTGCCGCTTCGACGTAGTCGCCCTGCAGGGCAGCCACCATGCAGGCAAACCGCTTCAGTGGCTGAAAAACGCCTTCGAATGCTGA
- a CDS encoding phosphoheptose isomerase: MDMQSRIRRLFQASIDTKQQAMDILAPHIEQASLVMVNALLNEGKMLACGNGGSAGDAQHFSSELLNRFERERPSLPAIALTTDSSTLTSIANDYSYNEVFSKQIRALGQPGDVLLAISTSGNSANIIQAIQAAHDREMIVVALTGRDGGGMASLLLPEDVEIRVPSTVTARIQEVHLLAIHCLCDLIDSQLFGSEE, from the coding sequence ATGGACATGCAATCCCGAATTCGCCGGCTGTTCCAGGCCAGCATCGATACCAAGCAACAGGCAATGGACATCCTGGCACCGCACATCGAGCAGGCCAGCCTGGTCATGGTCAATGCGCTGCTCAACGAGGGCAAGATGCTCGCCTGCGGCAACGGCGGCTCAGCTGGCGATGCCCAGCACTTTTCGTCGGAGTTGCTCAACCGCTTCGAGCGCGAACGCCCGAGCCTGCCGGCCATCGCGCTGACCACCGACAGCTCGACGCTGACCTCGATCGCCAACGACTACAGCTACAACGAAGTCTTCTCCAAGCAAATCCGCGCCCTGGGCCAGCCCGGCGACGTGCTGCTGGCGATTTCCACCAGCGGCAACTCGGCCAACATCATTCAGGCCATCCAGGCCGCACATGACCGTGAAATGATTGTCGTAGCATTGACGGGTCGCGACGGTGGCGGCATGGCTTCGTTGCTGCTGCCCGAAGACGTGGAAATCCGCGTACCTTCGACGGTTACCGCGCGCATCCAAGAAGTCCACCTGCTGGCGATCCACTGCCTGTGCGATCTGATCGACAGCCAACTGTTCGGGAGTGAAGAATGA
- a CDS encoding BON domain-containing protein: protein MTPMRLGLMALTLCLSVTGCSSVLTSTRNSPIEDDRGTRTIGSKIDDSLIETKASVNIAKASPDLDKGSHIVVSSYNGIVLLAGQTPRAELKTLAEQTASQVQRVKKVHNELQVMQPSSILARNNDAWLTTKIKTQMLTDNSVPSSRIKVITENGIVYLLGLVTQQEAKSATAVVQGVSGVQKIVKLFEYID, encoded by the coding sequence ATGACCCCTATGCGCCTCGGCCTGATGGCCCTGACCCTGTGCCTGAGCGTCACCGGTTGCAGCTCGGTACTGACCTCTACCCGCAATTCGCCGATCGAAGACGATCGCGGCACGCGCACCATTGGCAGCAAGATCGACGACTCGCTGATCGAAACCAAGGCTTCGGTCAACATCGCCAAGGCCAGCCCTGACCTGGACAAAGGCTCGCACATCGTTGTCAGCAGCTATAACGGTATCGTCCTGCTGGCCGGTCAAACCCCGCGCGCCGAGCTTAAGACCCTCGCCGAACAAACTGCCAGCCAGGTGCAGCGCGTCAAAAAGGTGCACAACGAGCTGCAGGTGATGCAGCCCTCCTCCATCCTGGCGCGCAACAACGATGCCTGGCTAACCACCAAGATCAAGACCCAGATGCTGACTGACAACAGCGTGCCCAGCTCGCGCATCAAGGTGATTACCGAGAACGGTATCGTCTACCTGCTCGGCTTGGTCACCCAGCAAGAGGCCAAGTCGGCCACTGCTGTGGTACAGGGCGTCTCCGGCGTGCAGAAAATCGTCAAGCTGTTCGAGTACATCGACTGA
- a CDS encoding ClpXP protease specificity-enhancing factor has protein sequence MNSSRPYLVRALYEWIVDNDCTPHMLVNAEFPKVQVPDGFASDGQIVLNISPSAVRSLHMDNDAVSFEGRFSGVAHSLFVPVGAILGIYARENGQGMVFELESPDDEDQQDDDVQPDDDGPPEGGGQPPRPTGRPSLKVVK, from the coding sequence ATGAACTCCAGTCGCCCCTATCTGGTTCGAGCACTGTATGAGTGGATCGTCGACAACGATTGCACGCCCCACATGCTGGTCAATGCTGAATTCCCGAAGGTCCAGGTGCCGGATGGTTTCGCCAGTGATGGCCAGATTGTCTTGAATATCTCGCCAAGTGCCGTGCGCAGCCTGCACATGGACAACGATGCGGTCAGCTTCGAAGGCCGCTTCAGTGGCGTGGCCCACTCGCTGTTCGTGCCGGTTGGCGCGATTCTGGGCATCTACGCCCGCGAAAATGGCCAGGGCATGGTCTTCGAGCTGGAATCGCCGGATGACGAGGACCAGCAAGACGATGATGTGCAGCCGGATGACGATGGCCCGCCTGAGGGAGGTGGTCAGCCGCCACGTCCAACTGGCCGGCCAAGCCTGAAAGTGGTCAAGTAA
- a CDS encoding glutathione S-transferase N-terminal domain-containing protein, with translation MGATNRLACYSDPADHYSHRVRLVLAEKGVSVQIIDVDPGRLPPKLVEVNPYGSVPTLVDRDLALYESTVVMEYLEERYPHPPLMPVYPVARGNSRLLMHRIQRDWCTLADTVLDLRSNEAARAEARKSLRESLTGVSPLFGEFACFMSEEQSLVDCCLLPILWRLPVLGIELPRQAKPLLDYMERQFAREPFLASLSSVEREMRKL, from the coding sequence ATGGGCGCAACCAATAGGTTAGCCTGCTATTCCGATCCCGCTGATCACTATTCTCATCGGGTACGCCTGGTGCTGGCCGAGAAGGGCGTCAGTGTGCAGATCATCGATGTCGACCCCGGTCGCCTGCCGCCCAAGCTGGTCGAGGTGAACCCTTACGGCAGCGTGCCGACACTGGTCGACCGTGACTTGGCGTTGTATGAATCGACCGTGGTGATGGAGTACCTCGAAGAGCGTTATCCGCATCCGCCGCTGATGCCGGTTTACCCGGTAGCGCGCGGTAACAGCCGTTTGCTGATGCACCGCATCCAGCGCGACTGGTGCACTCTGGCCGATACCGTGCTCGACCTGCGCAGCAACGAGGCTGCCCGAGCCGAGGCGCGCAAGTCCTTGCGCGAAAGCCTGACTGGGGTCTCGCCGTTGTTTGGTGAGTTCGCTTGCTTCATGAGCGAGGAGCAAAGCCTGGTCGATTGTTGTCTACTGCCCATACTCTGGCGGCTGCCGGTGTTGGGTATCGAATTGCCGCGGCAAGCCAAGCCGCTGCTGGATTACATGGAGCGACAGTTCGCCCGGGAGCCTTTCCTGGCGAGCCTGTCCTCTGTAGAACGTGAAATGCGCAAGCTTTAA
- a CDS encoding cytochrome c1: MKKLIAVLLLAVMPAFALAAEHGLELDKVDIDLADKAAMQDGARTFANYCMGCHSAKFQRYERVADDLGIPHELMLEKLVFTGAKIGDHMQIGMKPSDAKTWFGAAPPDLTLVARVRGTDWLYTYLRSFYEDPSRPYGVNNKVFPNVGMPNVLVGLQGNQYVGCKQVQTVTDGKKQFDPLTGSPLTHEACDQLTITPNSGTLTTEQFDEKVKNLVTFLAYSANPVKLESQRIGTYVLLYLAFFFVFAYLLKREYWKDVH; encoded by the coding sequence ATGAAAAAGTTGATTGCAGTATTGTTGCTGGCAGTGATGCCTGCCTTTGCCTTGGCGGCCGAACACGGCTTGGAGCTGGACAAGGTCGACATCGACCTGGCCGACAAGGCCGCCATGCAGGACGGTGCGCGTACCTTTGCCAACTATTGCATGGGTTGCCACAGTGCCAAGTTCCAGCGCTACGAGCGGGTGGCCGATGACCTGGGCATCCCCCATGAGCTGATGCTTGAGAAGCTGGTGTTCACCGGTGCCAAGATCGGTGACCACATGCAGATCGGCATGAAACCCAGTGACGCCAAGACCTGGTTCGGCGCTGCGCCGCCTGACCTGACCCTAGTGGCTCGGGTGCGTGGCACGGACTGGCTTTACACCTATCTGCGCAGCTTCTATGAGGACCCGTCGCGGCCTTATGGGGTGAACAACAAGGTGTTCCCGAACGTCGGCATGCCCAACGTACTGGTTGGCCTGCAGGGCAATCAGTACGTTGGCTGCAAGCAGGTGCAGACGGTGACTGATGGCAAGAAGCAATTCGACCCATTGACTGGCAGCCCGCTGACCCATGAGGCCTGCGACCAGCTGACCATTACGCCGAATTCCGGTACCCTGACGACCGAGCAGTTCGACGAGAAGGTCAAGAACCTGGTGACCTTCCTGGCCTATTCGGCCAACCCGGTCAAACTGGAAAGCCAGCGCATCGGTACCTATGTATTGCTGTATCTGGCTTTCTTCTTCGTATTCGCCTATTTGCTCAAGCGTGAATACTGGAAGGACGTGCACTGA
- a CDS encoding cytochrome bc complex cytochrome b subunit has translation MSKFMDWIDARFPATKMWEDHLSKYYAPKNFNFLYFFGSLALLVLVNQIVTGVWLTMSFTPSAEEAFASVEYIMRDVEYGWILRYLHATGASAFFIVVYLHMFRGLLYGSYQKPRELVWLFGMLIYLALMAEAFMGYLLPWGQMSYWGAQVIISLFGAIPVIGDDLTQWIRGDYLISGITLNRFFALHVVALPIVILGLVVLHILALHEVGSNNPDGVDIKKKKDENGIPLDGIPFHPYYTVKDIVGVVVFLFVFCAVVFFFPEMGGYFLEKPNFEQANAFKTPEHIAPVWYFTPFYAILRAVPDKLMGVIAMGAAIAVLFVLPWLDRSPVRSMRYKGWISKVFLLVFCVAFVILGVLGVLAPTPGRTLLSQVCTVLYFAYFLLMPFYTRLEKTKPVPERVTG, from the coding sequence ATGAGCAAGTTCATGGACTGGATTGATGCTCGCTTCCCCGCCACCAAGATGTGGGAAGACCACTTAAGCAAGTATTACGCGCCTAAGAACTTCAACTTCCTGTACTTCTTCGGCTCCCTGGCGCTACTGGTGCTGGTCAACCAGATCGTCACCGGCGTGTGGTTGACCATGAGTTTCACGCCCTCGGCGGAGGAAGCGTTTGCCTCGGTCGAGTACATCATGCGTGATGTGGAATACGGCTGGATCCTACGCTACCTGCATGCCACTGGTGCATCGGCGTTCTTCATCGTGGTCTACCTGCACATGTTCCGCGGCCTGCTCTATGGCTCGTACCAGAAGCCGCGCGAGCTGGTGTGGCTGTTCGGCATGCTGATCTACCTGGCGCTGATGGCCGAAGCCTTCATGGGCTACCTGCTGCCATGGGGCCAGATGTCGTACTGGGGTGCCCAGGTGATCATCTCGCTGTTCGGGGCCATCCCGGTGATTGGGGATGACCTCACCCAGTGGATCCGTGGTGACTACCTGATCTCCGGCATCACCCTCAACCGCTTCTTCGCGCTGCACGTTGTAGCCCTGCCAATCGTAATTCTTGGCCTGGTGGTGCTGCACATCCTTGCCCTGCACGAAGTGGGTTCGAACAACCCTGATGGCGTGGACATCAAGAAGAAAAAGGATGAAAACGGCATTCCGTTGGACGGTATTCCGTTCCATCCGTACTACACCGTCAAGGATATTGTCGGCGTAGTGGTATTCCTCTTCGTGTTCTGCGCGGTGGTGTTCTTCTTCCCGGAAATGGGCGGTTACTTCCTGGAAAAACCGAACTTCGAGCAGGCTAACGCGTTCAAGACACCCGAGCACATTGCGCCGGTGTGGTACTTCACGCCGTTTTACGCGATTCTGCGTGCGGTGCCTGACAAACTGATGGGTGTCATCGCCATGGGCGCGGCCATTGCCGTGCTATTCGTACTGCCATGGCTTGACCGCAGCCCAGTGCGCTCCATGCGTTACAAGGGCTGGATCAGCAAGGTCTTCCTGCTGGTGTTCTGCGTGGCCTTCGTCATCCTCGGCGTGTTGGGTGTACTGGCGCCGACACCTGGGCGTACCTTGCTGTCGCAGGTGTGCACGGTGTTGTACTTCGCCTACTTCCTGCTGATGCCGTTCTACACAAGGCTCGAGAAGACCAAACCGGTTCCGGAAAGGGTGACTGGCTGA
- the petA gene encoding ubiquinol-cytochrome c reductase iron-sulfur subunit produces the protein MSNDGVNAGRRRFLVAATSVVGAAGAVGAAVPFVGSWFPSAKAKAAGAPVKVNIAKVEAGQQMVAEWRGQPVFIVRRTDEILGNLKKVVGDLADPESKASVQPTYVDPQVRSIKPEVLILVGLCTHLGCSPTFRPEVAPADLGPKWVGGYFCPCHGSHYDLAGRVYKSQPAPLNLPVPPHSYESDEIVVIGVDQENA, from the coding sequence ATGAGCAATGACGGCGTCAACGCAGGCCGGCGCCGCTTCCTCGTAGCCGCGACATCCGTGGTCGGGGCAGCGGGGGCAGTGGGGGCTGCGGTACCGTTCGTGGGGTCATGGTTTCCCAGTGCCAAGGCGAAAGCCGCAGGTGCACCGGTGAAGGTCAATATCGCCAAGGTCGAGGCCGGGCAGCAGATGGTAGCCGAGTGGCGTGGCCAGCCTGTGTTTATCGTGCGCCGAACGGACGAGATTCTTGGCAACCTGAAAAAGGTCGTCGGTGATTTGGCTGACCCCGAATCCAAAGCCTCGGTGCAGCCGACTTACGTCGACCCGCAGGTTCGGTCAATCAAGCCGGAGGTGCTCATCCTTGTCGGCTTGTGCACGCATCTGGGTTGCTCGCCCACCTTCCGCCCGGAAGTCGCGCCCGCTGACCTCGGCCCGAAATGGGTCGGTGGCTATTTCTGCCCGTGCCACGGCTCCCACTACGACCTGGCTGGCCGTGTCTACAAGTCGCAGCCGGCACCTCTCAATTTGCCCGTGCCACCGCACTCTTACGAGTCGGACGAGATCGTCGTCATCGGCGTTGACCAGGAGAACGCATGA
- the rpsI gene encoding 30S ribosomal protein S9, with translation MSATQNYGTGRRKTATARVFLRPGTGNISINNRSLDVFFGRETARMVVRQPLELTETVEKFDIYVTVSGGGVSGQAGAIRHGITRALMEYDETLRGALRRAGYVTRDAREVERKKVGLRKARKRPQYSKR, from the coding sequence ATGTCGGCGACTCAAAATTACGGCACTGGCCGTCGCAAGACCGCAACCGCTCGCGTATTCCTGCGTCCGGGTACTGGTAACATCTCCATCAACAACCGTTCTCTGGACGTGTTCTTCGGTCGCGAAACCGCTCGCATGGTTGTTCGTCAGCCGCTGGAGCTGACCGAGACCGTTGAGAAGTTCGACATCTACGTCACCGTTTCCGGTGGTGGTGTCAGCGGTCAAGCCGGTGCGATCCGTCACGGTATCACCCGCGCTCTGATGGAATACGACGAAACCCTGCGTGGCGCTCTGCGTCGTGCTGGCTACGTCACCCGCGACGCTCGTGAAGTTGAGCGTAAGAAAGTGGGTCTGCGTAAAGCGCGTAAGCGTCCTCAGTACTCCAAGCGTTAA
- the rplM gene encoding 50S ribosomal protein L13 translates to MKTFTAKPETVKREWFVVDAAGQTLGRLATEIASRLRGKHKPEYTPHVDTGDYIVVINAEQVRVTGAKSSDKMYYSHSGFPGGIKEINFEKLIAKAPERVIETAVKGMLPKNPLGRDMYRKLKVYAGAAHPHTAQQPQELKI, encoded by the coding sequence ATGAAAACTTTTACTGCTAAACCGGAAACAGTAAAGCGCGAGTGGTTCGTAGTCGACGCCGCTGGCCAGACCCTGGGTCGTCTGGCTACCGAAATCGCTAGCCGTCTGCGTGGCAAACACAAACCAGAATACACCCCTCACGTTGACACCGGCGACTACATCGTCGTTATCAACGCCGAGCAGGTTCGTGTGACTGGTGCCAAGTCTTCCGACAAGATGTACTACTCCCACTCCGGCTTCCCGGGCGGTATCAAGGAAATCAACTTCGAGAAGTTGATCGCCAAGGCCCCTGAGCGTGTTATCGAAACCGCGGTCAAAGGCATGCTGCCGAAGAACCCGCTGGGTCGCGACATGTACCGCAAGCTGAAAGTGTACGCGGGTGCTGCTCACCCACACACTGCTCAGCAGCCTCAAGAACTGAAGATCTAA
- a CDS encoding NADP(H)-dependent aldo-keto reductase — translation MEYRQLGRTDLNVSALCLGTMTWGEQNVQAEAFEQIARAKAAGVNFIDTAEMYPVPPRPETYATTERIIGNWFHANGDRDDWVLASKVAGPGNGISHIRDGQLKHNRQHIVAALDASLKRLQTDRIDLYQLHWPERSTNFFGKLGYQHLPQDHFTPLEETLEVLDEQVRAGKVRHVGLSNETPWGTMKFLQLAESRGWPRAVSIQNPYNLLNRSFEVGLAEVAIREQCGLLAYSPLAFGMLSGKYDNGARPSNARLTLFSRFARYSNPQTVAACSRYVQLAREHGLDPAQMALAFVTRQPFVTSNIIGATSLEQLDSNLASLELNLSDELLAAIEAIHQEQPNPAP, via the coding sequence ATGGAATACCGCCAGCTCGGCCGTACCGACCTCAATGTCAGCGCCCTGTGCCTAGGCACCATGACCTGGGGCGAGCAGAACGTCCAGGCCGAGGCTTTCGAGCAGATTGCCCGGGCCAAGGCCGCCGGGGTCAACTTCATCGACACCGCCGAGATGTACCCGGTGCCGCCTCGCCCCGAAACCTACGCCACCACCGAACGTATCATCGGCAACTGGTTCCACGCCAATGGCGACCGCGATGACTGGGTGCTGGCCAGCAAGGTTGCCGGCCCCGGCAACGGCATCAGCCACATTCGCGACGGCCAACTCAAGCATAACCGCCAGCACATCGTCGCGGCACTGGACGCGAGCCTCAAGCGCCTGCAAACCGATCGCATCGATCTCTACCAGCTGCACTGGCCGGAGCGCAGCACCAACTTCTTCGGCAAGCTGGGCTACCAGCACCTGCCACAGGACCACTTCACCCCACTGGAAGAAACCCTCGAAGTGCTCGATGAGCAGGTGCGCGCGGGCAAGGTTCGCCACGTCGGCCTGTCCAACGAAACGCCGTGGGGCACCATGAAGTTCCTGCAACTGGCCGAAAGCCGTGGCTGGCCGCGAGCGGTGTCGATTCAGAACCCATACAACCTGCTCAACCGCAGTTTCGAGGTGGGCCTGGCGGAAGTCGCCATCCGTGAGCAGTGCGGCCTGCTGGCCTACTCCCCGCTGGCATTCGGCATGCTCTCGGGCAAATACGACAACGGCGCACGGCCGAGCAACGCGCGCCTGACCCTGTTCAGCCGCTTTGCCCGTTACTCCAACCCGCAGACCGTGGCAGCTTGCAGCCGTTACGTGCAATTGGCCCGCGAGCATGGCCTGGACCCGGCGCAGATGGCGTTGGCGTTCGTCACCCGGCAGCCGTTCGTAACCAGCAACATCATTGGCGCAACCAGCCTGGAGCAGCTGGACAGCAACCTGGCCAGCCTAGAGCTGAACCTGAGCGACGAGCTGCTGGCGGCGATCGAGGCAATTCACCAGGAGCAGCCGAACCCGGCGCCTTGA
- a CDS encoding GlxA family transcriptional regulator yields MQAKDFFHLASLRYSKQLGLGLQPMFEICLVSPDGQPVDSFSNVQLPVDGGLDDADVIILPAFWEDFDNLLQRYPQALPWLREQHARGAVLCAEASGVFWLAESGLLDGKEATTYWRFFNSFAERFPKIRLNQDKHLTDADNIYCAGGATSACDLYIYLIERFCGANVARAVSRDILYEVQRNYTPGRMGFGGQKLHQDLIILQIQHWLEEHFADKFRFEDVARNHGMSIRNFMRRFQGATGDKPLHYLQRLRIETAKGLLSSTRKSIKTISYEVGYDDASFFARLFRQHTELSPNQYRQQFMQEA; encoded by the coding sequence ATGCAGGCCAAGGACTTCTTCCACCTCGCCAGCCTGCGCTACAGCAAGCAACTGGGCCTGGGCTTGCAGCCCATGTTTGAGATCTGCCTGGTGAGCCCGGACGGCCAGCCCGTGGACAGCTTCAGCAATGTGCAACTGCCGGTCGACGGCGGCCTGGATGACGCCGACGTGATCATCCTCCCGGCCTTCTGGGAAGACTTCGACAATTTGCTGCAACGTTATCCACAGGCGCTGCCATGGCTGCGCGAGCAGCATGCCCGCGGTGCAGTGCTGTGCGCTGAAGCCAGTGGCGTGTTCTGGCTGGCCGAGTCCGGCCTGCTCGACGGCAAGGAGGCGACCACCTACTGGCGCTTCTTCAATAGTTTTGCCGAACGCTTCCCGAAGATCCGGTTGAACCAGGACAAGCACCTGACCGATGCCGACAATATCTATTGCGCGGGTGGCGCCACCTCGGCCTGCGACCTGTATATCTACCTGATCGAGCGATTCTGCGGCGCCAATGTCGCCCGCGCCGTGTCCCGCGACATTCTTTACGAAGTGCAACGCAACTACACCCCGGGGCGCATGGGCTTTGGCGGGCAGAAGCTGCACCAGGACCTGATCATCCTGCAGATCCAGCACTGGCTGGAAGAGCACTTCGCCGACAAGTTCCGCTTCGAGGATGTGGCCCGCAACCACGGCATGAGCATCCGCAACTTCATGCGCCGCTTCCAGGGTGCCACCGGCGACAAGCCGCTGCACTACCTGCAACGGTTACGCATCGAGACGGCCAAAGGGCTGCTGTCGAGCACACGCAAGAGCATCAAGACCATCAGCTATGAGGTCGGCTATGACGACGCCAGTTTCTTTGCGCGGCTGTTCCGTCAGCATACGGAGTTGTCGCCGAACCAGTATCGGCAGCAGTTCATGCAGGAGGCATAA